One genomic segment of Impatiens glandulifera chromosome 6, dImpGla2.1, whole genome shotgun sequence includes these proteins:
- the LOC124943933 gene encoding RING-H2 finger protein ATL52-like, translated as MANPNRTPNNNFFPDCSQPICTAYCPQWCYFIFPPPPPSSGADDTTNFSPLVVAVIGILTGAFLLITYYTIISKYCKQTRTRTRSNDPDSIQQPNQNPEQDFIQSGLDESTIKSIRVCKYGDGFIEGTECAVCLSEFEDNENLRVLPKCSHAFHLHCIDVWLKSHSNCPLCRANVVSVMNPVVELELEQNRMDSSGNDLILGLDHERSIVNDRNGIRRSVSMGSLVLFHGFMNYDEEMGMRIQEEQSNDNGGESGAGAGAVIRRTVSTGRFMLSRHEKRPHV; from the coding sequence ATGGCTAATCCAAACAGGACACCAAACAATAACTTCTTCCCAGATTGTTCTCAACCCATTTGCACCGCCTACTGTCCACAATGGTGCTACTTCATCTTCCCTCCCCCGCCGCCGTCTTCCGGCGCCGACGACACCACCAATTTCTCACCACTAGTAGTCGCCGTCATCGGAATCTTAACCGGCGCTTTCCTCCTCATAACCTATTACACAATCATCTCCAAATACTGTAAACAAACCAGAACAAGAACAAGATCAAACGACCCAGATTCAATTCAACAACCCAATCAAAACCCAGAACAAGATTTCATTCAATCTGGGCTTGACGAATCAACCATAAAATCAATCAGGGTTTGTAAATATGGAGATGGGTTTATTGAAGGAACAGAATGTGCTGTTTGTTTGAGTGAATTTGAAGATAATGAAAATTTAAGGGTTTTACCTAAATGTAGTCATGCTTTTCATCTTCAttgtattgatgtttggttgAAATCACATTCGAATTGTCCTCTTTGTCGTGCTAATGTTGTTTCTGTTATGAACCCTGTTGTTGAATTGGAATTGGAACAGAACAGGATGGATTCTTCTGGAAATGATTTGATTTTGGGTTTGGATCATGAGAGATCGATTGTGAATGATAGAAATGGAATTAGGAGATCGGTTTCGATGGGATCATTGGTTTTGTTTCATGGGTTTATGAATTATGATGAGGAAATGGGAATGCGGATTCAAGAAGAACAGAGCAATGATAATGGTGGGGAATCCGGTGCCGGCGCCGGCGCCGTGATAAGGAGAACGGTTTCGACGGGGAGATTTATGTTGTCAAGACATGAGAAGAGACCACATGTTTAG
- the LOC124942907 gene encoding pentatricopeptide repeat-containing protein At1g08070, chloroplastic-like, protein MSSSLSSSSPTLSSFSATPPSQNTTNFQIPVLRMLESCKSTKQLKQIHSIIIKTATNLQTHHLIYTKILSICSFTSDIDPTYINSIFTQIPNPNTTIYTNAIRCFSSCKNPNDISIAFLLYRNFISNGFLPNNYTFPFILKSCAKTHRLIEGKQCHVHVIKNGFQSDLYVVNNLLRMYAVCGEITSVRQLFDESPKRDLVSWTTLIQAYVKIGNWEEGIHMFFNLCESNLLADEKTIVVVLSACANIGDLSLGRKLHDYIEHHRLTIDIFVENSLIDMYLKCGDSVSAHKVFDKMRVRNVVSWNSMILGLSQHGEYKQALVVFRKMLNRSFKPDDVTYVGVLNCCSNLGMLELGKWVHTYLDKNKIKSDGYIGNALIDMYAKCGNISSSLNVFNNMKTKDVYTYTTIIVGLAMNGQGKKALTLFSEMKNELIEPDHVTYVGVLMACSHSGFVNLGQRYFNEMSNIYNIKPRSEHYGCIVDLFGRAGLIDEAEEFVRNMPIEPDGFVLGALLGACRIHNRVQLARVLMEKIVEIDHDKDGAYSIMSNIYSSANKWGEVGKLRKEMKEKKVKKIPGCSCIELDGVVYEFRKGDKSHRENEKIYMVLDQLRSHLRDSNVLLI, encoded by the coding sequence ATGAGCTCCtctctatcttcttcttctccaactctATCTTCATTCTCTGCAACTCCACCCTCTCAAAACACCACCAATTTTCAAATCCCAGTTCTTCGAATGCTCGAATCATGTAAATCCACCAAACAACTAAAACAAATCCACTCAATCATAATCAAAACCGCCACTAATCTCCAAACCCACCACCTAATCTACACAAAAATCCTTTCCATCTGCAGTTTCACCTCCGATATTGATCCAACTTACATCAATTCAATTTTCACTCAAATCCCAAATCCAAACACAACCATATACACCAACGCAATTCGCTGTTTCTCTAGTTGCAAGAACCCTAACGACATATCCATAGCTTTTCTCCTTTACCGTAATTTCATATCCAATGGTTTCCTTCCAAATAACTACACATTCCCTTTCATTCTCAAATCCTGCGCAAAAACCCACCGATTAATCGAAGGTAAACAGTGTCATGTTCATGTTATTAAGAATGGGTTTCAATCTGATTTATATGTGGTGAATAATCTTCTCCGAATGTACGCTGTTTGTGGGGAGATTACATCTGTCCGCCAACTGTTTGATGAAAGTCCTAAACGAGATTTAGTTTCATGGACGACATTGATTCAAGCATATGTCAAGATAGGTAATTGGGAAGAAGGTATTCATATGTTCTTCAATTTATGTGAATCAAATTTACTAGCTGATGAAAAGACAATTGTTGTTGTTCTATCTGCATGTGCTAATATAGGAGATCTTTCTTTAGGTAGAAAACTCCATGATTACATAGAACACCATAGATTGACAATTGACATCTTTGTTGAGAATTCATTAATTGATATGTATTTGAAATGTGGTGACTCTGTTTCTGCACATAAGGTGTTTGATAAAATGCGTGTGAGAAATGTAGTCTCGTGGAACTCGATGATATTAGGTTTATCTCAACATGGTGAATACAAACAAGCTTTAGTTGTGTTTCGAAAGATGTTGAATCGAAGTTTCAAACCGGACGACGTAACATACGTGGGTGTACTCAATTGTTGTTCTAATCTTGGTATGCTTGAATTAGGGAAATGGGTTCATACATATCTAGACAAAAACAAGATTAAATCAGATGGGTATATAGGAAATGCCTTAATTGATATGTATGCAAAATGTGGAAACATATCTTCATCTTTAAATgtattcaataatatgaaaacCAAAGATGTTTACACTTACACAACCATCATAGTTGGTTTAGCAATGAATGGTCAAGGCAAGAAAGCATTAACCCTTTTCTCCGAGATGAAGAATGAACTAATCGAGCCTGATCATGTAACCTATGTTGGTGTCCTAATGGCTTGTAGTCATTCGGGGTTTGTTAACTTAGGTCAAAGATATTTCAACGAGATGTCGAATATCTACAATATAAAGCCTAGGAGTGAACATTATGGTTGTATTGTCGATCTCTTTGGTCGGGCGGGGTTAATTGATGAGGCTGAGGAGTTTGTTAGAAACATGCCAATTGAACCGGATGGATTTGTTTTGGGAGCTTTGTTGGGGGCTTGTCGGATTCATAATAGGGTTCAGCTTGCGAGGGTTTTGATGGAGAAGATTGTTGAGATCGATCATGATAAAGATGGAGCTTATTCGATTATGTCGAATATTTACTCGTCGGCTAATAAATGGGGAGAAGTCGGGAAATTGAGGAAGGAAATGAAGGAGAAGAAGGTTAAGAAGATTCCGGGATGTAGTTGTATTGAATTGGATGGGGTTGTTTATGAGTTTAGAAAGGGTGATAAATCTCATCGTGAAAATGAGAAGATTTATATGGTGTTAGATCAATTAAGAAGTCATTTAAGAGATTCAAATGTGTTGTTAATATGA
- the LOC124941144 gene encoding BTB/POZ domain-containing protein At5g17580, which yields MAKKSSMIASLVKENPHKDLFDELRDIPSDRNTFELVARFCHGYEIKLSPENVIPLCCVADYLGMTETYSPNNLLMKSMTYFEQRILPNWNESVIALRSAESVLHQATELGLIDDCFKSLISKALEYPQFLDQQRKFSKSEDLTSLPLQLYKPLINEMIENHVPGIYIASSLYQYAKNSPQKQVMEAIEKLLPHETGLLPCTLLFEMLKVSISTEANMDCRNGFETRIGKQLEEATVRDLLIPSSGYSKEGDYDTDCVRRILKIFYNNIAAASDGSNGSELNSVAELIEDFLSEIASDVNLRLDTFISLAEMGSSVSNGMERSSDELYRAIDIYLDKHSYLTELEREEICQVLDCRRLSPEIVQHAAQNSRLPLRIVMQVLFIGQMHLREVITKEVDDHLDDEEEETPLITDDQASRLRSSSTICSSSSSCSKEEVMMEMEKMGKKMRELEKEYFTMKKEIENSKKEKVSLWKEMKKKLGCNGSINDVDCHVKKMKMKKKIHPKN from the coding sequence ATGGCTAAGAAATCATCTATGATTGCTTCTCTAGTTAAAGAGAATCCTCATAAAGATCTCTTTGATGAACTAAGAGACATTCCTTCTGATCGAAACACGTTTGAACTAGTTGCGAGATTCTGTCATGGCTATGAAATTAAACTATCGCCTGAAAACGTCATTCCACTCTGCTGCGTTGCTGATTACCTTGGCATGACTGAAACATATAGCCCTAATAACTTATTAATGAAAAGTATGACCTATTTCGAACAGAGAATCCTACCTAACTGGAACGAATCTGTCATCGCGTTAAGATCAGCAGAAAGTGTTCTTCATCAAGCTACTGAATTAGGTTTGATAGATGATTGTTTCAAATCGCTTATCAGTAAAGCATTAGAGTATCCACAATTCCTCGATCAGCAGAGAAAGTTCTCGAAATCAGAAGATCTAACATCTCTTCCTCTCCAACTGTATAAACCATTAATCAATGAAATGATCGAGAATCATGTTCCAGGTATCTACATAGCTTCATCACTCTACCAATACGCGAAGAACTCGCCACAGAAACAAGTCATGGAAGCAATAGAGAAGCTTCTGCCACACGAAACAGGACTCCTTCCATGCACACTCCTATTCGAAATGCTGAAAGTCTCAATCTCCACAGAAGCAAACATGGATTGCAGAAACGGTTTCGAAACCAGAATAGGTAAACAGCTGGAAGAAGCAACAGTCCGTGATCTCCTCATACCTTCTTCTGGATATTCCAAAGAAGGAGATTACGATACAGATTGTGTCAGAAGAATCTTGAAAATCTTCTACAACAACATAGCAGCTGCTTCAGATGGTTCAAATGGTTCCGAGTTAAACTCAGTAGCTGAGCTAATCGAAGACTTCTTATCAGAGATTGCTAGCGACGTTAACTTAAGATTAGACACGTTCATATCACTAGCTGAGATGGGTTCATCTGTATCAAATGGAATGGAACGAAGTTCGGATGAATTGTATAGAGCAATCGATATCTACTTGGATAAACACAGTTACTTAACAGAATTGGAACGGGAAGAGATCTGTCAAGTGTTGGATTGTCGTAGATTATCACCGGAGATTGTTCAGCACGCTGCGCAGAATAGTAGACTTCCGTTAAGGATAGTAATGCAGGTTTTATTTATTGGTCAGATGCATTTGAGAGAGGTGATTACTAAAGAGGTAGATGATCATCTGGATGATGAAGAGGAGGAAACTCCATTGATAACAGATGATCAAGCTTCGAGGTTGAGGTCGAGTTCGACAATCTGTAGTAGCAGTAGTAGTTGTAGTAAGGAAGAAGTGATGatggaaatggagaagatggGGAAGAAGATGAGGGAATTGGAGAAAGAATACTTTACGATGAAGAAGGAGATTGAGAATTCGAAAAAGGAGAAAGTTAGTTTGtggaaagaaatgaagaagaagcttgGGTGTAATGGAAGTATAAATGATGTTGATTGccatgtgaagaagatgaagatgaagaagaagattcatCCAAAGAATTGA
- the LOC124941145 gene encoding uncharacterized protein LOC124941145, producing the protein MGQLLDKLQGKEWKRREIKKITDRTFDNLINETGKANLSFEDLYIAVLLVYNEINKCLPGPHFNPPSKLEVKTLMNECDINLDGEIDREEFGTFMKRLTSSTIIVVSQKLIITLAVAPTVAMLTKRATERVPGVGKVVKRLPNSVYASLVTLAIVVFQNARQIDR; encoded by the exons ATGGGACAGCTTCTGGATAAGCTTCAAG GCAAAGAATGGAAGAGAAGAGAGATCAAAAAGATAACAGACAGAACTTTTGATAATTTGATAAATGAAACAGGAAAGGCAAATTTGTCATTTGAAGATTTGTATATTGCTGTGTTACTTGTTTACAA tgagaTCAATAAATGTTTGCCTGGACCTCACTTTAATCCTCCTTCAAAACTTGAAGTTAAAACCTTGATGAAT gAGTGCGACATCAATTTAGATGGAGAAATTGATCGCGAAGAATTTGGAACGTTCATGAAGAGGCTAACTTCGAGTACGATCATCGTGGTGAGTCAAAAACTGATCATTACGTTGGCTGTGGCACCGACAGTTGCAATGTTGACCAAGAGGGCGACAGAAAGGGTCCCCGGTGTTGGCAAGGTTGTGAAAAGGTTGCCGAATTCGGTTTATGCATCCCTTGTGACTCTTGCCATTGTAGTTTTCCAAAATGCACGCCAAATAGATCGCTGA